The Episyrphus balteatus chromosome 4, idEpiBalt1.1, whole genome shotgun sequence genome includes a window with the following:
- the LOC129918593 gene encoding uncharacterized protein LOC129918593, with protein MKFLVVFALLTVLAVAAARSPPKFRRHPVEDRRIGDSSSEESSEESSEEDIARNRRQRLGPPQGRRRAGQRRPHGPPPQQQQPEQEQEEGRRPPQNKRRPHEHRPGQQQQGQEQQPGQGQQIPGQGQQLGQGQQRPGQGQQRPGQGQQPGQGQQRPGQGQQRPGQGQQPGQGQQKPGQGQQRPGQGQQPGQGQQRPGQGQQRPGQGQQPGQGQQKPGQGQQKPGQGQQPGQGQQKPGQGQQKPRQGQQPGQGQQKPGQGQQKPGQGQQPGQQPGQGQQPGQGQQPGQGQQPGQGQQPGQGQQPGQGQQPGQGQQPEQGQQPVEI; from the coding sequence ATGAagtttctagtagtttttgcaTTACTTACAGTTTTAGCTGTAGCTGCAGCAAGGAGTCCTCCAAAATTCCGTCGCCATCCAGTTGAGGATAGGCGAATTGGAGACAGTAGTTCCGAAGAGAGTTCTGAAGAAAGCTCAGAAGAAGATATTGCAAGAAACCGACGACAGAGATTGGGTCCACCACAGGGACGCCGTCGTGCAGGTCAAAGAAGGCCACATGGTCCaccaccacaacaacaacaaccagaaCAAGAGCAAGAAGAGGGACGTCGTCCACCACAAAACAAACGTCGCCCACATGAACACAGGCCAGGCCAACAACAACAAGGACAGGAACAACAACCAGGACAAGGACAGCAAATACCCGGACAGGGACAACAACTTGGACAAGGACAGCAAAGGCCTGGACAAGGACAGCAAAGACCCGGACAGGGACAACAACCAGGACAAGGACAGCAAAGACCTGGACAAGGACAGCAGAGACCCGGACAGGGCCAACAACCAGGACAAGGGCAGCAAAAGCCTGGACAAGGACAGCAAAGACCCGGACAGGGACAACAACCAGGACAAGGACAGCAAAGACCTGGACAAGGACAGCAGAGACCCGGACAGGGCCAACAACCAGGACAAGGGCAGCAAAAGCCTGGACAAGGACAGCAAAAGCCAGGACAAGGTCAACAACCTGGACAAGGGCAACAGAAGCCTGGACAAGGACAGCAAAAGCCAAGACAGGGGCAACAACCAGGACAAGGGCAACAAAAGCCTGGACAAGGACAGCAAAAGCCAGGACAGGGGCAACAGCCAGGCCAACAACCAGGGCAGGGCCAACAACCGGGACAGGGACAACAACCAGGACAGGGTCAACAACCAGGACAGGGTCAACAACCAGGACAGGGTCAACAACCAGGACAAGGACAACAACCTGGACAAGGCCAACAACCTGAACAGGGCCAACAACCTGTTGAAATATAA